Part of the Devosia sp. SL43 genome, TGCACCCAAGAGCAAGCTGCCATCGAGCGAGGAGCTCTGCGTGGAGTTCGGCGTCAGCCGAACCGTCATTCGCGAGGCAATGGCATCTCTGCGGATATCAGGGTTGGTCACCACTCGGCAGGGCTTGGGGGCATTCGTCGCCGAACGAGCAACGCGATCGCTGGGTCTCGGCTTCGCTCAGTCGGACGACATCCGGTCCGCTCTGAACATTCTCGAATTCAGACTCGGCGTCGAGACGCAGGCGGTCGCGCTGGCCGCAAGGCGCAGGACTCCAGAGGCCCTGGCCGATATCGCACGGGCTCATGACGCCATGCAGCGCGTCGACGCTAATGATCCGGAAGCCGAGGCCCGAGCCGATCTGGAGTTCCATCGCGCCCTGGCCCGCGCGACAGGAAATCCGCACTTCTCCGAATTCATTGAGGTTCTGCAGATGGACCTGAGTTCGGAGATACTTCTCAAGCACATGCAATCCGCTGCCGACTACCGCATTTATCTCGCAACCATCAACGAGCAACACGCCAACATCTTCGCGGCCATAGCACGCTCGGATCCGCAGGCGGCGACAGCGGCGCTTGCCCAGCATCTCGAGGAGAGTCTGGAGCGCTATCGCGCCGTCCTGGAGGGCAGTCGGTCGGGTCCTCACGCCTGAACCAGCCGCTTCACCACAAGGCGAGAAGGGACCGGTCGCTCCGGCTCAGGTTATGCAGTCAATCATGACCACCGGCCGGTGCTTGGCTCAAAGCCGGGCGGACGGTCATACTTCCGCCCATCCCGCCCCACTGGTGACTACGATCATGGCGTCGAAGCCGCGTCCGTCCTCCTTCGCGGAGGAGATCAAAGTGAGCCAAAAAGCACATTCTGTCCGAAGCAGGACATGCCGAACCGCCGATCCACCAATGTGGGGAATGCGGCGGACGCTTGCTCGATGTCCGCGGCAAAGACGTTCGCATCTGGTACGCTGCGAACATGACGAATACTGTGAAAACATCTTGCCGGCCTGCACCGCATGCGGCACAGGTTCTGCCGCGCCGATCAACCGGATCGCCGGATCCGGGCGCTTCGGCGATTTCCTTGGCTGCGTCAGAGAGCCTTACGCACGAGACAACCGAGGGCTACTACTTTTCGGACGACGAGGCGGCAAAGTCCCGTGCCCAGATACAAACGTCGGCCAGAATATTTAGGCACCGCAATGCGGACCTCACCGCAGAGTGGGAGAGGACCAAGTCAAGCATCGGCATTGAAGCAGGTGGCACTATGGCAGTCGTGAGGCAGGTCGGCAACTGTCAACCTCGACGGCCTTGGGGAACCGTTGGAAAATGGGGCGCCAAGCAGTGCCCCAAAGCGATCGCATACGCGGCTTTGGAATGTCGGCTATCCGGGTTCGCGGCACCCGAAGCGGACAGGCAAGTACCGGCCCCAAACCTGCGAAAGCGGGAGTGGGGTGATCACGGCTCAGCCCACTTCCGCGGTCTCAGCGCAGCTACCTGCCCCCTGCCCCAGCGAAACTCCGGGCCTTAAGGGATGTCGTGTCGCCCAAGAGGTCCGGGCCCCAGTCTTGCGCCATTATGATCCAGCGGGATCATCGGTGATCCAGCGGGAGTGAGCGTGATGCACAACCACCCGTCGGGCGATCCGGCGCCCTCCTCCGCCGACGTGCGGATGACGCGCGAAATCTCCGATATCGCCAAGCCCCTGGGCATCACGCTGCACGATCACATCATCATCGGGAAATCGGGCCACGCCTCGCTGCGCGGCCTCAAGCTACTCTGATTTATCAGCCGGCGTTTCCGGCTTGGCGGTCGAGCCAGTCACCCGGTCGAACAGCTGCCGCAAGGTGCGGATGGCAGACTTCAGCTGCGGGTTGGCCTTGATGGCCGCCCGGGTCTTCATGAACGCCTGATGGCCCCGCACGATCAGGGCGCCCTGCGGCGTCAGCCCGATATAGTGCTGCCGCAGCGGCGTCTGCACATTGCACCAGTGGCGCTTTTCGTCGGTAAAGCCGCTGCCCATGTCGAAAACGCGGATGCCCTGGTCGAACACCGTCTGCATCACCCGCAACAGGCATTGCTTGCCCGGCGAGCCGTTCTGGATCGCCGGATCGTCGCTCATCGACGAAATCAGGCAGAACATCCGGTCATTGTGGACGATGTTGTAGCGCACCGCGACGATGTCACCATTGAGCTTGAGCACGTGCAGCCGCACGTCGATCCCCGAATCCGGCTTAACCGTATCGTGGTAGAAGCCGATCAACTTGTCGCGCACGAAACTGTCGCGAATGCCCATCGCCTTGAAGCGCGCCGAGCGCTGCTTGAACATGGTTTCGATAGCGCAACGCGTATCGCCGCCGTTACGGATTTCCTCGAACGAAACCGCGCCCAGCGCATCAAGCCGGTCGCCCTGCTGCCGATCATGCTTGCGACGCGATTTGCTGCGCTGCAGCTTGTCGCATTCTTCCCAGGTCGCGTATTCCGAGCGATAGAGCGTCTCGACCGCCAGCGTCGCGCCAAGCTCGTCGAACAGACCCTGATGGCCGCCGACCTCGGTCGGGATAGACCGCAGATAGACGACGTCGGCGCCGGTCAGTTGACCGGTCATTGCCGACCACAGCTTGCGCCGACCCTCGACACCGAGTGCCGCCAGCCGGTCATAATCGGCGACCGGGGCGTAGCAACCCACATTGGAACCGGGGAACCAGGTCAATACCGGCAGGCCATGCACACGCTTGCGATGCAGCGGCAGCAGGGCGATGGCCACACCATCGACACGCCCCACCACATAGCGCTGATATGTCGGCGCGATCCCGCGATCGGCCACCCAGGCTCGGATGAAGTCATAACTCTGGCCCGGCGACTCTATGGCCGCTGCTGTCAGTTCCCGCCACACCGCCTCGACATCCTCGATGCGGTTGGTGACCAGCACGCTGACTTCGTCAGTCGCAGCAACCGCGGCGTCGCTGCGCGCCACCGCAGGCTGCGGCAACGCTTCGTCCAAGACTGTCAGCAAGGTTCCACTCATGGCGGCACTGTGCCCCGCAGGGGTAAATCAGTGCTGAACTTTGGACGAGCAAAAACCCCGTTCTCTGACAAGGGTTAAGCGGCGCTTACCGGTCAGCCGAAGCTTGCAAGGATCGGGAACGTCTCGAGGAACCAATAGGATAGCCGGGTGAAATTGCCCGTCAGAAACAGCACGCCGGTCACCACCAGCAGCACGCCCATCACCCGCTCGACCGTATGGAGGTGTTTCTTGAAGCCCTGGAAAAAGGCGAGGAACGGCCCGATGGCAATTCCTGCCAGAAAGAACGGCACACCCAGGCCCAGCGAGTAAAGCGCCAGCAGCCCGGCCCCATCCCACGCCGTCTCCCGACTCGCCGCCACCGACAGCACCGCTGCCAGCACCGGACCAATGCAGGGCGTCCAGCCAATTGCAAAGGCCAGCCCGAGCAGGAAGCCGCCCAGCGGCCCGCTGGCCACGCCCGGACCATTGTGCCGCATCTGCCGGTCGAGCAGGCCGATGCGATAGACGCCGATGAAATGCAGGCCCATGGCAATGATCAGCACGCCGGCGACAGGCGTCAGGATCGGCAGTGCCTGCCGGAACGCCTGCCCGAACGCCGTCGCCGTCGCACCCAGCGTTACGAACACCACGGCAAAGCCGAGAATGAAGAACAGCGACGTGAACGCCACCCGACGCTGCAAGGCTCCCGCTGTCGTGCCTTCATCGCGCAGCTGATCGAAGCTCGCGCCGCTCATATAGGTGAGATAAGGCGGCACCAACGGCAGCACGCAGGGCGACAGGAAGCTGAGCACGCCCGCCCCGAACACCAATGGCAGAGAAAATTCCAAGAGGCCGACGCTCCGATTGCGCCGCTGTTCTACCGCGCAGCCGTTACAATGCAATGCGCGGGGTGTCGCATCGCTGGTTTGTGATGCGACCTCCTGAATGATTTCGAGGTCAGATCCTGTTGACCCAATCCGCAACTTCAATCGCCGCTTCTCTCGCGGACAATCTTGTCACGTCAAGCTTCAACAAGTTCGGCTCGTCGATGCCTGCGAGAACCTTGCCATGCTCATGGTTCCTGATCGCCATTTCTGCATCACGAGGCTTCCTCTTCGCAGCCCGCCCGACCGCCCAAATGCGGCGGACATTTTCATCGAGATCGCAATGAACTTGAACCACGAACAATGGCCCACGCGCCCGCCCCAGCAGGACAATGCGCCCCCATTCCGCATCGCCCCAATCGCTCTTTCCAGCAAGCACAGTCGTCAACACTACCGGCACGTTTGCCGGTAGTTTCAGTATCAGGTCGTGCGCTATTGTCTCGACCTTCTCAACCGCTTCGACAAACTCCGGCGATTTGAATTCGGTTAATGCAAAGGCAACGTTGTAGACGCTGTGAATGTCCAACAGACGGCCGGACAAGATCGAAGTAAGCTCCTGGCCAATAGTGAGTTTCCCCACCCCAGGATAACCATTCAGGACGATGATCATTGGACTACCTCTACCGACAAAGGCCAATCACGACCCTTCTCAGCAGAAGTAGACCCCAGCAGCGGGAAATCTGTCTATCCCGCCGATGGGAATTGCCCCCACTCGGATCACTCCACACTTGCCCTTTCCCCCGTTCCAGCCCTATAGCACCCTCACCCCTCCCTGCCGAGGCGCCTCCTTCATGACCAAGCAACTCATCCGCATCGCTCCATCGATTCTGTCGGCCGATTTCAGCCGCCTTGGTGAGGAAATCACCGCCATCGATGCGGCCGGGGCGGACTACATCCACGTAGACGTGATGGACGGCCACTTCGTGCCCAATATCAGCTTTGGTCCTCTGGTTATGGCTTCGGTGCGCAAGTTCACGGCCAAGCCGTTTGACGTTCATCTGATGATCGCTCCGGTCGATCCCTATATTGCCGCTTTCGCCAAGGCGGGAGCTGACACCATCACCGTTCATGCAGAAGCGGGCCCGCATCTGCATCGCACGCTCCAGGCCATCAAGGCCGAGGGCAAGCGCGCCGGCGTCGCGATCAACCCGGCTACGCCGGTTTCCGCCCTGGCCCATGTCATCGACGATATCGACCTGCTGCTGATCATGTCGGTCAATCCGGGCTTTGGTGGCCAGAGCTTTATCCCGGAAAGCCTCAACAAGATCCGCCAGGCCCGCGCGCTGATCGGTGATCGGCCGATCGATCTCGAAGTCGATGGCGGCATTTCTGCTGACAATGCCCGCGCCGTGGCCGATGCAGGCGCCAATGTTTTCGTTGCCGGCAACTCCGTCTATGGCGGCAACGACGCCACGACCTATGCCCCGCGCATCGCCGCCATTCGCCAGGCCGCAACCACGCGCCTTGCCTGAATCTGTTTTCGAACCTGGAAGCCTAAGCCCATGATCCCGCGCTATTCTCGCCCCGAAATGGTCTCCATCTGGTCGGCCGAGACCCGCTTCGCCATCTGGTTCGAGATCGAGGCCCACGCGACCACCAAGCTGGCCGAACTTGGTGTCGTACCCAAGCAATCCGCCCAGAACATTTGGGACGTGATGAACGCCCGGAAGGCCACCACCGGCGACTATGGCTTCGACGTTGCGCGCATCGACGAGATCGAGCGCACCACCAAGCATGACGTCATCGCCTTCCTGACCCATCTCAGCGAGATCGTCGGCCCCGATGCCCGCTTCGTCCACCAGGGCATGACCAGTTCGGACATTCTGGACACCACGCTGTCAGTGCAGATGGCCCGCGCCGCGGACCTCTTGATCGCTGACGTCGATGCCCTGCTCGCTGCCCTCAAGCGCCGCGCTTTCGAGCACAAAAACACCATCACCATCGGTCGCAGCCACGGCATCCACGCCGAGCCGACCACGTTCGGCGTCAAGCTGGCCGAAGCCTATGCCGAATTCACCCGCAACCGCGCCCGCCTCGTCGCGGCACGGGCGGAGATCGCCACGGCCGCCATTTCCGGCGCCATCGGCAGCTTCGCCAATATCGATCCACAGGTCGAGGAATACGTCGCCGAGAAGCTCGGCCTCGCCATCGAGCCCGTCTCGACGCAGGTCATTCCGCGTGACCGGCACGCCATGTTCTTTGCCACGCTCGGGGTCGTCGCGTCCTCTATCGAGCGCGTCGCCATCGAAATCCGCCACCTGCAGCGCACGGAAGTGCTCGAAGCCGAGGAGTTTTTCTCCCCCGGCCAGAAGGGTTCCTCGGCCATGCCGCACAAGCGCAATCCGGTGCTGACCGAAAACCTCACCGGCCTCGCCCGCCTGGTGCGCGGCATGGTCGTTCCGGCGCTGGAAAACGTCGCGCTGTGGCACGAGCGCGATATCTCGCACTCGTCGGTCGAGCGCATGATCGGCCCGGACGCGACCGTCACCCTCGACTTCGCCCTGGCCCGCCTCACCGGCGTCATCGACAAGCTCGTGGTTTATCCCGAGAACATGCGGAAGAATCTCGACCTGCTCGGTGGCCTGCACAATTCCCAGCGCATGCTGCTGGCGCTGACCCAGGCCGGCTATTCGCGCGAGGACAGCTACGCCGCCGTACAGCGCAATGCCATGAAGGTCTGGGAAATGCGCGGCGACCGCAGCGGCCAGTTCGCAGCCAACCTCAAGGCCGACCCGCAAGTGACTCTGCCGGATGCGCAAATCGACGACATGTTCGACGACGCCTACCACCTCAAGCATGTCGATACGATCTTCAAGCGGGTGTTTGGATGAGCATAGTCTGCGCCCAGGAGACCGGCCTAACCGCCGAGGAATACATCGCCTGTGTGGGCCAGTCCGTGCTCGGTCAGAATCGTCCGCTAGGCAATCCTGAGCGGGTGCAGGCCTATCTGGACAACTCGAACCTGACCATCACCGCCCGCAACAAGCACGGCACGCTGGTCGGGCTGTTTCGTGGCACCACCGACTGGCACTGGGTCTGCTACTGCGCCGACCTCGCCGTTGCCGAGACTCACCAAGGCCGGGGTATCGGCAAGGCGCTTATGGACAAGGGCGGCGAAATTCTTGGGCCTGGGGTCACCATCACACTGTTCTCGCTCCCCGGCGCCGAGGGCTTCTATAAGGCGATCGGACTGACGCAGACCGATGTCGGTTTCTATCACGATCGGACTGTAAGCTCATGAAACTGGCCGAATGCGACATCCTGATCCTGCCCGGCTTGGGCGGCAGCAAGCCCGGCCACTGGCAGATGCGTTGGGCCGAGCGCATGGCCAATGCCGCCATTGTCGAGCAGGCCGATTGGTGGGAGCCCGATGCGGACGACTGGATTTCGACTATCGATCAGGCCTGCCGCCTAACCAGCCGCCCAGTCGTTCTCGTCGCGCACTCGACATCGGTCGCTGCCGCTGTGCTTGCCGCACCACGCCTGCCTGAGAATGTGCGCGGTGCGTTTCTGGTCGCGCCGACCGACGTCGAACTCAGCCCTGCTGCGCCGGAAGCCATCCACGTTTTCCGGCCCATCCCGCGCGACCCGCTGCCCTTCCCATCGATGGTCGTAGCCTCCAACAACGATCCCTATGTGACGCTCGAACGGGCCGTCGAGTTCGCCAACTGCTGGGGCTCCGACTTTCACCAGGCCGGCGACGCCGGTCATATCAACATCGAGTCCGGTCACGGCCCCTGGCCCGAGGGCCTGCTGATGTTCACCCGCCTGATGCAGCGCCTAAAGTGAGCGACTATGAACTGGTCACCGGTACGCCGGGTGTTGACGACTATCGTCGTCTGCGCCGGGTTTCCGGGCTGAGCGACAAATCGCAGGAGGCCGCCGAGGCCGGACTGCCGAATACCTGGTATGCCGTCACCATCCACCAAGATGGCCGCACGGTCGGTATGGGGCGCATCATCGGCGATGGCGGCACCGCCTTCCAGATCGTCGACATCGCCGTCGAGCCGGACTATCAGGGCAAGGGCCTCGGCAAGCGGATCGTCTCTGCCTTGGTCGATCACCTGCGCGCCAATGCGCCCAAGAGTGCCTATGTCAGCCTGATCGCCGACGGCGATGCGCAATATCTCTACGCCAAGTATGGCTTCGAACCGGTCATGCCCGCCTCGATCGGCATGGCGTTCAAGGTCACTTGACTGCATTGCCTACCGCTGGGCAAGAAAGACTGGTCGGCGCAGCTTGTAAGAGGTTGAGCACCTCCGACCGTGGTTCATGGCCGGAGGGTCCATCATTGCCCGAAGCAGCTACGCAATGGCCTAGACGCCAGGGCGTCAAGGTCGAGGCGGAAACTCATCGAACGCCACTGGCAGGCCCGAAAGCCGGATGATGGAGGCGAGCGACCACTTCCCTTCGTCCTTAGTAAGGCGATTTTCGAGGTTGAGCTTGCTGAGCAACTTGTCTCGATCCGGTTCCCAGTTGGGTTCGATGTTGAAGTGTGACAGAGGGTCGCCAAGCAGCAAACCGGCAAAAGTAGCGGCAACAATGACCGAGCCTACCGTGCCGAGGTGGTTGCCCTTGGCTGGACCGATCTCCGCTTCCTTAAGAATATAGAACCACAGCGCGTCCGGACCACCGTCGAGGTCTATTGGCTCCAGTCCGAGGTTCTTGGCAACTGCCGATCCGGCCGGCAGTTGCATCCTGACGCCCCGCACAAGGTTGCGCGCCGCCAGGACACCCATGATGTTGTTGATTTGGCCGGCGCCTCCCTGATGGGGCGCCCCCGGCAGATGCTGCAGCGCCGACGCCAGTTTGGTATCGAATTTGCGTGCCAGCTGCGGAAAGTCGCCCTGGGAACTCTGCATCTTCAGAAACCAATCCCATTGCAGAACGCGCTGTCCATCAAGCGCGCTGCCACCCCGGAGATCATTACCGCCAGCCGAAAAGGTCGGAAATCCATCGGCGGGTGCCGGGCCCTTGAAAAAATTGGTTCGGTAGCCGCCACGCACGAGGGAGTGGCCGAAGCGATACGCGGCAGCCGAAAACTCTACCGGCATGAACGGGCTGTTCTTCCAATTGTAAACGTCCTTGTAGCCAGCTTCCCAAACGGCCAATCCACCGCCATCCGCCTTCTTCTTGATGGCATGCTTGAAAACGACCTTGTCGCAGATGCGGGAGACATAGTCTTTCCACACCAGCCATTGGTACAGCCAACGCAGCGTCTGTCGCGCTGCAGCGAATGCCTCAGTCGGACTCTTATCGCCCTGTGCGTCGACCAGAGCGTTATGTGCAAGCAGGAACGCCAGATGCAGTTGCGCAACGATGATATTCTCGTCGTTCCTCGGGTCGGCGATGAGCGCAGTCTGATCCTCATTCGGCAGTCGCGATAACCGCGGAAGGTCGTGATACACGCCGCCGCCCGGCCGCTCAAATCCACTTAACGTTCCAACCCTTAGTCGACCGGTTAAGCCACCGTTGACGTGCTCATACAGATAGGGCTGCGCATCAGGGCCTTGGCCATAGATGCAGTCCAGATCAAGGCGCGGCGTGCGGAAGTTCTGCAGCCGGTTCGGGTCGGACTCCGCCTCGCTGAGCGGCGTCGTGTCCAAGGTGATGTCGTGGTCGACAAACTGTCCAAAATACGTATAGCCGGAGGGCAGCGATGAATCCTGGTCGCCGCCCGTGGCCGTCATCTTCTCATTGGCGATCGCCAACATCGCCTGCTCAAGTGCCTGTGCGCCAACGACCCCGTCGGGCGCCCAAGGTTTGAGGTCGGGAAATAATCGCCCGAAGCCTCCCTGATAAAACCGTGAACGTGGTGCTGTTACTTCAAATGATTTGTCACCGTGCTGCATGATGTTTCCCCTTCGACTGCAAATGCAGTCGAAGGGGATTAAATGCCTCTGGCGTTGATATATGTATTGTGAGTGTTACTGAGAGAACATCGCAGGTTTGAAGCCTCCACGGTCGGCCAGCCGCGAGCCGGGCCAGGTAGCGAGAACCGGCCTCGGCCCTTGCCTCAATTGGTCCGCCGCGCCGTAAACCGGATCGGCTCCTCTGTGCCGGGGACCGGCGTATAGGTGCAGGTCAGGCTCGATAGCACTGGTCGGCTCGGATCGAGGATGAGCGCCAGGAGGCCCAGCACCAGGTTGGGGCGGCAGATCATGCTGTCAGCACTCCACTCCACGCCACGCCATTGCCGCACGACGTGCGGCGCAGCTGCCGTTGACCTGCGCACCCTGCCCGCTCCAATCGAGCCGTCCGTCGCACTGCACACCGCCGCCGCTGACCGAATAGCTGCCACGCTGCCGCAGGCAGAATTCGAAACGGTATTTGCCATAGATGCGACTATTGCTGCGGTAGCGCCCGGAAACCAGCGCGCCACCGGGCAGGTCGGGCACGATCACCCGCGTTTCATTGCCCTGCGCATAGGCCGCACCGCCCATTAAGAGGCCGGACAACACAGCTACGATCAGACTGAAATATCGAACAAGCCCATGCATTTGCGCCTCCTCAAATGCCGGAATTATGAACCTGCCACATGACAAAGCAAAGGGGAGCCGACCACCCGGTCGACTCCCCTTCAAATCTCGGCAGGCGATATCAACCCTCGGCGGCGATCTGCTCGTTGGCGACCTGCACCAGCTGCAGCATCTTCTGACGAATCACGTCGTCGCCGATCGTCAAGCCCTTGGCCTTGAGATCGCCGGAAACCTTGCGGAACACATCCTCGTCGCCGGCTTCCTCGAAATCGGCGGCCACGACTTCAGATGCATAGGCCTTTGCGTCGTCGCCGGTCAGGCTCATCAACTCGGCGGCCCAGATGCCGAGCAGCTTGTTGCGGCGGGCTTCCGCCTTGAACTTCTTTTCGGCGTCGAAGGCATACTTGGCTTCCTGGCCCTTCTGACGATCCTCGAACTGGCTCATGCAACTCTCCCGCTTGGCTCTGACAATGCCGCCTCTCCGGCGCTTGCCCACCGACATAGGCGGTCCGGCTTGCCAAATCAATTCCTGCCGCTGCGCTGCGACCTTATGCACGGCCCGCAGGGCCACCAGACGCGAAAGAGCTTGCCTTTTTGCATGGTTGTGGCGCATGAAGCGGCCAAATTCACCCCTCCTACTCTCAGTCCGGATTCCCAATGAACCGTCGACGCAAAATCTACGAGGGCAAGGCCAAGATCCTTTTCGAAGGTCCTGAGCCGGGCACTCTGGTTCAGTATTTCAAGGACGACACCACCGCCGGCGACGGCGCGCGCCATGAAGTCATCGATGGCAAGGGCGTGCTGAACAACCGCATTTCGGAGTTCGTCTTTACCAAGCTCAACGGCCTGGGCATCCCGACTCACTTCATCCGCCGCATCAACATGCGCGAGCAGCTGATCAAGGAAGTGGAAATCATTCCGCTCGAGATCATCGTGCGCAATTTCGCCGCTGGCTCGCTGGTCAAGCGCCTGGGCCTCGAGCCCGGCACCCAGTTGCCCCGCTCGATCATCGAGTTCTGCTACAAGGACGATGCCCTACATGACCCCATGGTCAGCGAAGAGCATATCACCGCCTTCGGCTGGGCCACCCCGGCCGAGCTCGACGACATCATGAGCCTGGCCATCCGCGTCAACGACTTCCTGACTGGCCTGTTCATGGGCGTCGGCATCCAGCTCGTCGATTTCAAGATCGAATGCGGCCGTCTCTACGAAGGCGATCTGATGCGTATCGTGCTGGCCGACGAGATCAGCCCAGATAGCTGCCGCCTTTGGGATATCAAAACACGCAACAAGATGGACAAGGACCGCTTCCGCGAGAACCTTGGCGGCCTGATCGAGAATTATCGCGAGGTCGCCCAGCGTCTGGGCATTCTCGTCGAAACCGAAAACGCGCTGACCACCGGTCCGCGCCTTGTCCAGTAGTAGCCGGAGCATTTCGATGAAAGCGCGCGTCACGGTCACCCTCAAGACCGGCGTCCTGGATCCCCAGGGCCAGGCGATCGAAGGATCGCTCAAGGGCCTTGGCTTTCCCGATGTTGCACAAGTGCGACAGGGGAAGGTGTTCGATATCGTTCTCGACGAGAGCTTCGGAACCGATGAGGCCGGTGCTCGTTCGCAGTTGACCAGCATGTGTGAAAAGCTGCTGGCCAATACTGTGATCGAAAATTACGCGATCGAAATCTCAAATTAACGCCTGACAGCGATAATAGCTTTCGCGCCGACCATTGGCGCAGGACCATTTTGCCATGCTCAAAACCATCTCCCTTTCGGTTATGTTCGTCGCCACCCTCGGCCTGCTTTTCGCGGCCTACGCTTCGGTCCCGGTCTGACATAGCCCGTAGATTTCCGGTGTCCGCTCGACATCGAAAATGACCTTTTGTTAAGCCGCGCAGGCTAGATTCCCCTGAAAGAACAGTTCTTTCTCGAATCTCCCGGCGGCTTTCTTGCTTTCATTTGCGCGATACCTGCTGACCGCCGGCATAGCGACATGCGTTGATGTCGCCATCGTTCAGGGATTGTTGTTCCTGGACCTTCTGCACAATCCGCTTTTTCTCGCTCTGGCCATGACGGCTGGCGGCCTGGCCGGCGTGACCGTCAACTTTCTGCTGTCTCGCCGCTTCGTCTTCGCACCGGACACGCGCCCGGTACACCAGCAATTCCTGACCTTTGCCGTCGTTGCCTTTAGCGGCCTCGGCCTGCGCCTGCTGCTTGCCTATGCGTTTGTAGCCGTGTTCGCGCTGCCGGCCTTTGGCTGGCTGAGCGCCCTGCCCGTCCCGGCCGTTAGCGAGCGCGTCGCCCACCTCATCGCCGTCGTACTTGTGACGGCCTACTCATTCCTCGCCCACAAGCACATTTCGTTCGCGGGCGGCGTTTCCAATCGGCTACCCGGCCAAAGCACGGTGGTGCCCTGATGCATGTCGAAACCCTCATCATCGGCGCCGGCCCAGCGGGGCTGACCACAGCCTATGAGCTGGTCAAGGCGGGCCACAGCGTCGCCGTTGCCGAGCGTGACCCGGTCTATGTCGGGGGCATTTCCCGCACCGTGAACTACAAGGGCTACCGCTTCGATATCGGAGGCCATCGCTTCTTTTCCAAGAGCGCCGAGATCGAGGCATGGTGGACCGAGATCATGGGCGACGAGATGCTGCAGCGTCCCCGCTCCAGCCGCATCTACTATAACGGTAAGCTGTTCGATTATCCGCTGCGTGCGGGTGACGCGCTGGCCAAGCTCGGCCCGATCGAGGCCCTGCGCTGCGTCGCCTCTTATGGCTGGGCGCGTATCCGCCCCTATCGCAATGTCGTCAGCTTCGAGCAGTGGGTCGTCAACAATTTCGGTCGGCGCCTGTTCGAGATTTTCTTCAAGACCTACACCGAGAAGGTCTGGGGCATGGATTGCTCCGAGATTTCCGCCGACTGGGCTGCCCAGCGCATCAAGGGCCTCAATCTTTATCAGGCCATCGTTTCGAGCTTCGGCATCGGCAAGAAGCCCGTTGGCGGCGAAGGC contains:
- a CDS encoding FadR/GntR family transcriptional regulator, with protein sequence MNQIKPRENLAEAVALELASRIETGRYAPKSKLPSSEELCVEFGVSRTVIREAMASLRISGLVTTRQGLGAFVAERATRSLGLGFAQSDDIRSALNILEFRLGVETQAVALAARRRTPEALADIARAHDAMQRVDANDPEAEARADLEFHRALARATGNPHFSEFIEVLQMDLSSEILLKHMQSAADYRIYLATINEQHANIFAAIARSDPQAATAALAQHLEESLERYRAVLEGSRSGPHA
- a CDS encoding GNAT family N-acetyltransferase; translation: MLTVLDEALPQPAVARSDAAVAATDEVSVLVTNRIEDVEAVWRELTAAAIESPGQSYDFIRAWVADRGIAPTYQRYVVGRVDGVAIALLPLHRKRVHGLPVLTWFPGSNVGCYAPVADYDRLAALGVEGRRKLWSAMTGQLTGADVVYLRSIPTEVGGHQGLFDELGATLAVETLYRSEYATWEECDKLQRSKSRRKHDRQQGDRLDALGAVSFEEIRNGGDTRCAIETMFKQRSARFKAMGIRDSFVRDKLIGFYHDTVKPDSGIDVRLHVLKLNGDIVAVRYNIVHNDRMFCLISSMSDDPAIQNGSPGKQCLLRVMQTVFDQGIRVFDMGSGFTDEKRHWCNVQTPLRQHYIGLTPQGALIVRGHQAFMKTRAAIKANPQLKSAIRTLRQLFDRVTGSTAKPETPADKSE
- a CDS encoding cytochrome c biogenesis CcdA family protein: MEFSLPLVFGAGVLSFLSPCVLPLVPPYLTYMSGASFDQLRDEGTTAGALQRRVAFTSLFFILGFAVVFVTLGATATAFGQAFRQALPILTPVAGVLIIAMGLHFIGVYRIGLLDRQMRHNGPGVASGPLGGFLLGLAFAIGWTPCIGPVLAAVLSVAASRETAWDGAGLLALYSLGLGVPFFLAGIAIGPFLAFFQGFKKHLHTVERVMGVLLVVTGVLFLTGNFTRLSYWFLETFPILASFG
- a CDS encoding AAA family ATPase, giving the protein MIIVLNGYPGVGKLTIGQELTSILSGRLLDIHSVYNVAFALTEFKSPEFVEAVEKVETIAHDLILKLPANVPVVLTTVLAGKSDWGDAEWGRIVLLGRARGPLFVVQVHCDLDENVRRIWAVGRAAKRKPRDAEMAIRNHEHGKVLAGIDEPNLLKLDVTRLSAREAAIEVADWVNRI
- the rpe gene encoding ribulose-phosphate 3-epimerase, whose protein sequence is MTKQLIRIAPSILSADFSRLGEEITAIDAAGADYIHVDVMDGHFVPNISFGPLVMASVRKFTAKPFDVHLMIAPVDPYIAAFAKAGADTITVHAEAGPHLHRTLQAIKAEGKRAGVAINPATPVSALAHVIDDIDLLLIMSVNPGFGGQSFIPESLNKIRQARALIGDRPIDLEVDGGISADNARAVADAGANVFVAGNSVYGGNDATTYAPRIAAIRQAATTRLA
- the purB gene encoding adenylosuccinate lyase encodes the protein MIPRYSRPEMVSIWSAETRFAIWFEIEAHATTKLAELGVVPKQSAQNIWDVMNARKATTGDYGFDVARIDEIERTTKHDVIAFLTHLSEIVGPDARFVHQGMTSSDILDTTLSVQMARAADLLIADVDALLAALKRRAFEHKNTITIGRSHGIHAEPTTFGVKLAEAYAEFTRNRARLVAARAEIATAAISGAIGSFANIDPQVEEYVAEKLGLAIEPVSTQVIPRDRHAMFFATLGVVASSIERVAIEIRHLQRTEVLEAEEFFSPGQKGSSAMPHKRNPVLTENLTGLARLVRGMVVPALENVALWHERDISHSSVERMIGPDATVTLDFALARLTGVIDKLVVYPENMRKNLDLLGGLHNSQRMLLALTQAGYSREDSYAAVQRNAMKVWEMRGDRSGQFAANLKADPQVTLPDAQIDDMFDDAYHLKHVDTIFKRVFG
- a CDS encoding GNAT family N-acetyltransferase, encoding MSIVCAQETGLTAEEYIACVGQSVLGQNRPLGNPERVQAYLDNSNLTITARNKHGTLVGLFRGTTDWHWVCYCADLAVAETHQGRGIGKALMDKGGEILGPGVTITLFSLPGAEGFYKAIGLTQTDVGFYHDRTVSS
- a CDS encoding RBBP9/YdeN family alpha/beta hydrolase, translating into MKLAECDILILPGLGGSKPGHWQMRWAERMANAAIVEQADWWEPDADDWISTIDQACRLTSRPVVLVAHSTSVAAAVLAAPRLPENVRGAFLVAPTDVELSPAAPEAIHVFRPIPRDPLPFPSMVVASNNDPYVTLERAVEFANCWGSDFHQAGDAGHINIESGHGPWPEGLLMFTRLMQRLK
- a CDS encoding GNAT family N-acetyltransferase, coding for MSDYELVTGTPGVDDYRRLRRVSGLSDKSQEAAEAGLPNTWYAVTIHQDGRTVGMGRIIGDGGTAFQIVDIAVEPDYQGKGLGKRIVSALVDHLRANAPKSAYVSLIADGDAQYLYAKYGFEPVMPASIGMAFKVT